The following proteins are encoded in a genomic region of Brachypodium distachyon strain Bd21 chromosome 1, Brachypodium_distachyon_v3.0, whole genome shotgun sequence:
- the LOC100840591 gene encoding F-box protein SNE → MGSRQDREKGGDEAEAVAPEPEEKRVQLAGAAYNINDNADILSEILSRLDGRSLAAAAGVCRLWAAVSRRDAVWEALCLRHVGPTARSGLGATRAVVGALGGYRRLYRLCLGPALDRLGLAAHAQARARLSLSLSLSLFSIDCYERLGGAGAGAGAGRPPPPPSSLLFLCKPVDVS, encoded by the coding sequence ATGGGGTCACGGCAGGACagggagaagggaggagaCGAAGCCGAGGCCgtggcgccggagccggaggagaagCGCGTGCAGCTGGCGGGCGCCGCCTACAACATCAACGACAACGCCGACATCCTGTCGGAGATCCTGTCCCGGCTGGACGGGCGctcgctggcggcggccgccggcgtgtGCCGGCTCTGGGCCGCCGTGTCGCGCCGGGACGCCGTCTGGGAGGCGCTCTGCCTCCGCCACGTGGGGCCCACGGCCAGGTCGGGCCTCGGCGCCACCCGGGCCGTCGTGGGCGCGCTCGGCGGGTACCGCCGCCTCTACCGCCTCTGCCTCGGCCCGGCCCTCGACCGCCTGGGCCTGGCGGCCCACGCGCAGGCCCGCGCCCGCCTCTCGCTGTccctctcgctctcgctcttCTCCATCGACTGCTACGAGcgcctcggcggcgccggcgccggcgccggtgcagggaggccgccgccgcccccgtcgtcGCTGCTCTTCCTCTGCAAGCCCGTCGACGTGTCATGA
- the LOC100837609 gene encoding CASP-like protein 2U2 codes for MRQAANGAGAGGDGVSPGNVPVCYYGPGGRVSASLERRVRAAEVFLRCAACGLAVLAAALLGADRQSRTFFSIQKVARYTDMQSLVILVIASGMVACYSLIQGARCLLSIVRGGILLSRPLAWAIFSCDQVMAYIIIGAVAVAMEAALIGKYGQVEFQWMKTCHLYQRFCTQAGGGVACAIAASASMVGISLLSAFNLFRLYGEGKGRK; via the exons ATGAGGCAAGCGGCCaacggagccggagccggaggcgacggcgtgagCCCCGGCAATGTCCCCGTGTGCTACTACGGGCCCGGCGGGCGCGTGTCGGCGTCGCTGGAGCGGCGGGTGCGCGCCGCCGAGGTGTTCCTGCGGTGCGCGGCGTGCGGCCTCgccgtgctcgccgccgccctcctcggcGCCGACCGCCAGTCGCgcaccttcttctccatccAGAAGGTCGCCCGCTACACCGACATGCAATCCCTCGT GATTTTGGTGATAGCGAGTGGGATGGTTGCTTGTTATAGCCTCATACAGGGTGCAAGGTGCTTGCTGAGCATTGTGAGAGGCGGTATCCTTCTCAGCAGGCCCTTGGCATGGGCTATCTTCTCTTGTGATCAG GTGATGGCGTACATCATAATcggggcggtggcggtggcgatggaggcggcgctgaTAGGCAAGTACGGGCAGGTGGAGTTCCAGTGGATGAAGACGTGCCATCTCTACCAGCGGTTCTGCACGCAGGCGGGCGGAGGCGTGGCCTGCGCCATCGCGGCCAGCGCCAGCATGGTCGGCATCTCGCTGCTCTCGGCTTTCAACCTCTTCCGGCTCTACGGCGAAGGCAAAGGGAGGAAGTGA